One Equus caballus isolate H_3958 breed thoroughbred chromosome 14, TB-T2T, whole genome shotgun sequence DNA segment encodes these proteins:
- the BHMT2 gene encoding S-methylmethionine--homocysteine S-methyltransferase BHMT2, whose amino-acid sequence MAAAGGPGAKKGILERLESGEVVVGDGSFLITLEKRGCVKAGLWTPEAVAEHPDAVRQLHMEFLRAGSNVMQTFTFSASEENMESKWEEVNAAACDLAREVAGKGDALVAGGICQTSMYKHLKDEARIKKLFRQQLEVFARKNVDFLIAEYFEHAEEAVWAVEVLKESGKPVAATMCIGPEGDMRDVPPGECAAKLVRAGAAIVGVNCRFGPRTSLKTMTLMKEGLQAAGLTAHLMVQSLGFHTPDCGKGGFVDLPEYPFALEPRLATRWDIQNYAREAYNLGVRYIGGCCGFEPYHIRAIAEELAPERGFWPPASDKHGSWGSGLNMHTKPWIRARARREYWENLLPASGRPFCPPLSKPDA is encoded by the exons ATGGCAGCGGCAGGAGGCCCCGGGGCCAAGAAG GGTATTCTGGAACGTCTGGAGAGTGGGGAGGTTGTGGTTGGAGACGGCAGCTTTCTCATAACTCTGGAGAAGAGGGGCTGCGTGAAAGCTGGACTCTGGACTCCAGAAGCCGTCGCTGAGCACCCGGATGCCG TCCGTCAGCTTCACATGGAATTCTTGAGAGCAGGATCAAATGTCATGCAGACTTTCACCTTTTCTGCGAGTGAGGAAAATATGGAAAGCAAG TGGGAAGAGGTAAACGCCGCTGCCTGTGACCTCGCCAGGGAAGTGGCTGGCAAAGGTGATGCTTTGGTAGCAGGGGGAATCTGCCAGACATCAATGTACAAACACCTCAAGGATGAAGCTAGAATTAAAAAACTTTTTCGACAACAATTAGAGGTCTTTGCCAGGAAAAATGTGGACTTCTTGATTGCAGAG TATTTTGAGCACGCTGAGGAAGCTGTGTGGGCTGTGGAAGTCTTAAAAGAATCTGGCAAACCCGTGGCAGCTACCATGTGCATAGGCCCGGAGGGAGACATGCGTGATGTGCCCCCTGGAGAGTGCGCTGCGAAGCTGGTGAGAGCAG GGGCTGCAATCGTCGGCGTGAACTGCCGGTTTGGGCCCAGGACCAGCTTGAAGACGATGACGCTCATGAAGGAGGGCCTGCAGGCGGCCGGGTTGACGGCGCACCTGATGGTGCAGTCCCTGGGGTTCCACACGCCCGACTGCGGCAAAGGAGGGTTTGTGGATCTCCCGGAATATCCCTTTG CACTGGAGCCCAGACTTGCAACGAGATGGGACATTCAAAACTACGCCAGAGAGGCCTACAACCTGGGAGTCAGGTACATTGGTGGGTGCTGTGGATTTGAGCCCTACCACATCAGGGCGATTGCAGAGGAGCTGGCCCCAGAAAGGGGCTTTTGGCCTCCGGCTTCGGACAAACATGGCAGCTGGGGAAGTGGCCTCAATATGCACACCAAACCCTGGATTCGAGCCAG ggCTAGAAGGGAGTATTGGGAGAACCTGCTGCCAGCTTCGGGCAGACCTTTCTGTCCTCCACTGTCAAAGCCAGACGCCTAA